The bacterium genome includes the window TCGGTGTCCAAGTACGCGCTGGCCGACATCACGCTCGACTTCGAGGACGGTACCGACGTCTACTGGGCTCGCCAGCAGGTAGGCGAGCGGCTGGCCGGCGCGATCAAGGACCTGCCGCCGAACGCCAGCGGCGGCCTGGCGCCGATCACGACGCCGCTGGGCGAGATGTACATGTTCACGCTCGAGGGCCCGCAGTCGCTCGACGAGAAGCGCCGCGTGCTCGACTGGGTCGTGCGGCCGGCGCTGCGCACGCTGCCCGGCGTGGCCGACGTGAACAGCCTCGGCGGCAAGGTGCGCACCTTCGAGGTCGTGCCCGACCCCGTGGCCCTGCTGGCGCGCGGCGTGACGCTCGCGCAGCTCGAGGAGGCGATCGTCACCGGCAACCGCAACGACGGCGCGGGCCGGCTGAACAACGGCGAGGAAGCGCTGATCGTGCGCGCCGAAGGGGCCGTGCGCGAGCTCGACGACCTGCGCCAGACGGTCGTCCGCGCGAGCGACGGTCGCGTGGTGCGGGTCGGCGACGTCGCACAGGTGCGCACCGGGGCGCTGACGCGCTACGGCGCCGTGACGCGCAACGGCGCTGGCGAGGCGGTCGAGGGGCTGGTGCTGGGCCTGCGCGGCGCCAACGCGCGACAGGTGGTTTCGGCCGTGAAGACGCGCCTGGCCGAGCTGGCGCCGTCGCTGCCGACGGGCATGACGGTGGTGCCGTTCTACGACCGCAGCGGGCTGGTCGATCGCGCGGTGAACACGGT containing:
- a CDS encoding efflux RND transporter permease subunit, with translation MLSALISFSLRQRLLVLVLAVMLVAAGTVAYRNLPIDAFPDVSTTQVKLILKAPGMTPEEVETRITMPIEQELLGIPRQVMLRSVSKYALADITLDFEDGTDVYWARQQVGERLAGAIKDLPPNASGGLAPITTPLGEMYMFTLEGPQSLDEKRRVLDWVVRPALRTLPGVADVNSLGGKVRTFEVVPDPVALLARGVTLAQLEEAIVTGNRNDGAGRLNNGEEALIVRAEGAVRELDDLRQTVVRASDGRVVRVGDVAQVRTGALTRYGAVTRNGAGEAVEGLVLGLRGANARQVVSAVKTRLAELAPSLPTGMTVVPFYDRSGLVDRAVNTV